From Deltaproteobacteria bacterium, a single genomic window includes:
- a CDS encoding ABC transporter substrate-binding protein yields MMRRVIHYCLKMLLMLAFGDSFAMAQSPNIKPEKSRLEVAIAGTGSTSLPLLVTLEAGYFAKHGLTVNISQVSASVSVQGVISGTIDIYQGGAAAIAGNLAGADIIYVAAAVDKSSLNLFGQKGITSFEALRGKAISTTSPGAFGEIAVRGTARRMGLEMGKDIKLLYHRTPAEALSTFLLGNAEGLVITPPQTDMAKQKGYPMIVDYFKDGFKIIGPGTSVIREFAQKNPNTLKAYLMAYLDGLRRTVDDEDYAKKICAKYTKLTDMNILTETYQQGLRVWNRDMTVDPSAIRNVLDDSSDAKAKSADPKRFFDNTLIQQVNREYGTKLFAGEIK; encoded by the coding sequence ATGATGCGACGTGTCATTCATTATTGTCTGAAGATGCTTCTCATGTTGGCATTTGGGGACAGCTTCGCTATGGCGCAATCGCCGAACATCAAGCCAGAAAAAAGTCGTTTGGAAGTCGCCATCGCCGGTACCGGCTCGACCAGTTTGCCTCTGCTGGTTACTCTTGAGGCCGGCTATTTCGCCAAGCACGGTCTCACCGTCAACATCAGTCAAGTGAGCGCCAGCGTGTCGGTGCAAGGGGTGATCTCCGGCACCATCGATATTTATCAAGGCGGCGCGGCGGCCATCGCCGGTAATCTCGCCGGCGCGGATATTATTTACGTGGCCGCCGCCGTCGATAAGAGTTCGCTCAATCTGTTCGGTCAGAAGGGCATCACGAGCTTCGAAGCGTTGCGCGGTAAAGCGATCTCGACGACTTCGCCGGGCGCGTTCGGTGAAATCGCCGTGCGCGGCACGGCGCGGCGCATGGGCCTGGAGATGGGCAAGGATATTAAACTGCTCTATCACCGCACGCCGGCGGAGGCACTGTCGACGTTTCTCCTCGGCAACGCCGAAGGTTTGGTGATCACGCCGCCGCAGACCGATATGGCCAAGCAAAAGGGCTATCCGATGATCGTCGATTACTTCAAAGACGGTTTCAAAATCATCGGACCAGGAACTTCGGTGATCCGCGAGTTCGCCCAGAAAAATCCCAATACGCTCAAGGCCTATTTGATGGCTTATCTCGACGGTCTGCGGCGCACCGTTGACGACGAAGATTACGCTAAGAAGATCTGCGCCAAATATACCAAGTTGACCGACATGAATATTTTGACCGAAACCTATCAGCAAGGGCTGCGGGTGTGGAACCGCGATATGACCGTCGATCCGTCGGCGATTCGAAATGTTCTCGACGACTCGTCCGATGCCAAAGCCAAGAGCGCCGATCCCAAACGGTTCTTCGACAATACGCTGATTCAGCAGGTCAATCGCGAGTATGGGACGAAGTTGTTTGCCGGCGAAATTAAATAA
- a CDS encoding RidA family protein — protein MRGNDPVTNFESNDTKEQARQAFENLKVLLAAAGAGLEHVVKVTLCLQDLKYRLLFHDVWMEYFPKDPPARIAIQVADANAQPGRNAHFALDVIAIDPSAG, from the coding sequence ATCCGCGGCAACGATCCGGTAACCAACTTCGAGAGTAACGACACTAAAGAGCAGGCGCGCCAGGCGTTTGAAAATTTAAAAGTCTTGTTGGCCGCGGCAGGGGCCGGGTTGGAGCATGTGGTCAAAGTAACTCTGTGCTTGCAGGATCTGAAATACCGCCTGCTGTTTCACGATGTCTGGATGGAATATTTTCCCAAAGATCCCCCGGCGCGCATCGCCATCCAAGTTGCCGATGCCAACGCTCAGCCGGGACGCAATGCGCATTTTGCCCTCGATGTAATTGCCATCGACCCGAGCGCGGGATGA
- a CDS encoding ABC transporter substrate-binding protein: MINSRLQIPNSKCSRAVALRLALVVVLSMMASATMAAQSARELKEVKVAYPPSMASVTLMTGIKQRFFDEQGLRPILLVIASDLALKSQVVGEIDYTLFGGGSGMLAAAQGLPIKNVHLPHKFADLTLVARPEFKSVAQLRGKKIGVSSFSGAVYSSTRAMLSAGGLDPDKDVVIIPMGREPIRLQALLAGSIDATPLPVPLHAIAEEKGFSLLADIEGKFEVPFSGITVTDKKLRENSDEVKRFIRAMVKAGSFFLSHRAESVALYMDWLKLSRTIAENAYLRSIKTVSPDGLGKESAIKNQLGLIKQTTSKDVKIDDVIDFTLLKQVLAENK; encoded by the coding sequence ATGATCAATTCCAGATTGCAAATTCCAAATTCCAAATGTTCGCGCGCCGTAGCGTTGCGGCTTGCGCTGGTTGTTGTCTTATCGATGATGGCGTCGGCGACCATGGCCGCCCAGAGCGCGCGTGAGTTAAAGGAAGTCAAAGTTGCCTATCCGCCGTCGATGGCGTCGGTGACTTTGATGACCGGCATCAAACAGAGATTTTTCGATGAGCAAGGGCTGCGGCCGATTCTCTTGGTCATCGCCAGCGATCTCGCGCTCAAGAGCCAAGTCGTCGGCGAGATCGATTACACTTTATTCGGCGGCGGTTCCGGCATGCTTGCGGCGGCGCAAGGTTTACCGATCAAAAACGTCCACCTGCCGCACAAGTTCGCCGATCTAACGTTGGTCGCCCGGCCGGAATTCAAATCCGTCGCCCAGCTGCGCGGCAAGAAGATCGGCGTCAGCAGCTTTTCCGGCGCGGTGTATTCGTCGACGCGCGCGATGCTTTCAGCGGGCGGCTTGGACCCCGACAAGGATGTCGTCATCATTCCCATGGGCCGGGAGCCGATCCGCCTGCAAGCGTTGTTGGCCGGCAGCATCGACGCGACGCCGTTGCCCGTGCCGCTCCATGCCATCGCCGAAGAAAAAGGCTTCAGCCTGCTCGCCGACATCGAAGGAAAATTCGAAGTGCCCTTCAGCGGCATTACCGTGACGGACAAAAAACTCCGAGAGAATTCCGATGAAGTGAAGCGATTTATCCGGGCGATGGTCAAGGCCGGGAGTTTTTTTCTCAGCCATCGCGCCGAATCGGTGGCGCTTTACATGGACTGGTTGAAACTTTCGCGCACGATCGCGGAGAACGCTTACCTGCGTTCGATCAAGACCGTCAGTCCAGACGGCCTGGGCAAAGAAAGCGCGATCAAGAATCAGCTCGGCTTGATCAAGCAGACCACCAGCAAGGACGTCAAGATTGACGACGTCATCGATTTCACACTGCTCAAGCAAGTCCTGGCGGAAAACAAATGA
- a CDS encoding ABC transporter substrate-binding protein, translating into MTVKTLLRGIVWVWAMLGLLVANVNAQAVKPEKKSLEIAVAAFAHTTMPLLIAHEAGYFAKYGLSVNISAVSAGVAVQGLLSSKIDIYQGGSAAMMATLAGADIIYVAAGVDKSSLMLFGQKGVTTFEALRGKTVATTSPGAFGEIAMRGSARKYGMEIPKDIKLMFHGTPAQAYSTFTLGNSDAMINTPPQADMAKQNGYPVIVDYYKEGLKIIGPGTAVTREFTQKNPNTVKAFLMGLLDGVKRAIDDEAYASKLESKYSKLTDAKILADNYQQGLRVWNKDMTIDPAAIRAVLDDAPDGKGKGVDPKRFYDNSFIQAVNRDHASKLFPADVK; encoded by the coding sequence ATGACCGTGAAAACGTTGCTTCGGGGAATTGTTTGGGTGTGGGCGATGCTTGGGTTGCTGGTCGCTAACGTCAACGCGCAAGCGGTCAAGCCGGAAAAGAAAAGTTTGGAGATCGCCGTGGCGGCGTTTGCCCATACGACCATGCCGTTGCTGATCGCTCATGAGGCGGGCTACTTCGCTAAGTATGGGCTGAGCGTCAACATCAGCGCGGTGAGTGCCGGCGTTGCCGTGCAAGGGCTGCTTTCTTCGAAGATCGATATCTACCAGGGCGGATCGGCGGCGATGATGGCGACGCTGGCCGGTGCGGATATTATTTACGTCGCCGCCGGTGTCGATAAGAGTTCCTTGATGCTGTTCGGTCAGAAAGGCGTGACGACTTTCGAAGCGTTGCGCGGCAAGACCGTGGCCACGACCTCGCCCGGCGCGTTTGGCGAGATCGCCATGCGCGGCTCGGCCAGGAAGTACGGCATGGAGATTCCCAAGGACATCAAGTTGATGTTTCACGGCACACCGGCGCAGGCGTACTCGACGTTTACCCTGGGCAACTCCGACGCCATGATCAATACCCCGCCGCAGGCCGATATGGCCAAACAAAACGGTTATCCGGTGATCGTCGATTACTACAAAGAAGGCTTGAAGATCATCGGACCCGGCACCGCCGTGACCCGCGAATTCACGCAAAAAAATCCCAACACCGTCAAAGCCTTTTTAATGGGGCTGTTAGACGGCGTAAAACGCGCCATCGACGACGAAGCCTACGCGAGCAAGCTGGAATCGAAATACTCGAAACTCACCGACGCAAAAATCCTCGCCGACAATTATCAGCAAGGACTGCGCGTCTGGAACAAAGACATGACCATCGATCCGGCGGCGATCCGCGCGGTGCTCGACGATGCGCCGGATGGCAAAGGCAAGGGCGTCGATCCAAAACGGTTTTACGACAACAGTTTCATTCAGGCGGTGAACCGCGACCATGCGTCGAAGTTGTTTCCGGCAGACGTGAAATAG